Proteins found in one Gemmatimonadaceae bacterium genomic segment:
- a CDS encoding vitamin B12-dependent ribonucleotide reductase produces the protein ALSNHKDGIYDTLASMALIHQSGGGTGFSFSRLRAKGSMVRSTTGVASGPISFMKLYDASTDAVKQGGTRRGANMGILRVDHPDILEFISCKEDLTQVTNFNISVAVTSKFMEAVEHKTSYDLVDPANGKVVGQLDANMVWDKMILGAWRTGEPGCFFIDEANKYNPVPHLGAYEATNPCGEQPLLAYDVCNLGSINVGYYVQDGVMDWDALRRDVHLSTHFLDNIIDVNKYPLPEIDALSKRIRRIGLGLMGFADMLVRLGIAYDTPEGVEMGRKVMEFLDVEGKRESQRLAEERGPFAEWARSIWGPDETCARDAEGKRIRPMQMLRNCNVTTVAPTGTISIIAGCSSGLEPLFAVAFMRNQAGVMMPDVNEDFVRIARAEGWYSEELMARIAKEGTIAMPEVPERWQRVFVTANQILPEWHIQMQAAFQLHCDSAISKTTNFAHTATVDDVRKIYERAYALNCKGVTVYRDGSRDNQVLSTGATQKAAAERDGSAKASREEMGDLRGTIAEQDAEIERLKKKVYDVEAENLQRRAKRSRPEKLRGTTIRKETPLGTMFVSINEDDRGQPFEVFITLGKAGGSAMADAEAMGRLISLALRSGIPLPEVHRQLRGISSDRVVGLGPNKVMSVPDAIGLALEEWMRDKQGVQQELIADRSAPGDATDPVVVRQVGKATPAAGGAGQAQFELEAFDGGQAFMGTCPDCGSQLEYAEGCVKCHVCGFSECG, from the coding sequence TGCCCTGTCCAACCATAAGGACGGCATCTACGACACGCTGGCGAGCATGGCGCTCATCCATCAGTCGGGCGGCGGCACGGGCTTCTCGTTCTCGCGGCTGCGGGCCAAGGGGTCCATGGTGCGTTCCACCACGGGCGTGGCCTCGGGTCCCATCTCGTTCATGAAGCTGTACGACGCCAGCACCGACGCGGTGAAGCAGGGCGGCACTCGGCGCGGGGCCAACATGGGCATCCTGCGCGTGGATCACCCCGACATTCTCGAGTTCATCAGCTGCAAGGAAGACCTCACGCAGGTGACGAACTTCAACATCTCCGTGGCGGTGACGTCGAAGTTCATGGAAGCGGTGGAGCACAAGACCAGCTACGACCTCGTCGATCCGGCCAACGGCAAGGTGGTGGGCCAGCTCGACGCGAACATGGTCTGGGACAAGATGATCCTGGGCGCGTGGCGCACGGGCGAGCCGGGCTGCTTCTTCATCGACGAGGCCAACAAGTACAATCCGGTGCCGCACCTTGGCGCGTACGAGGCCACCAATCCGTGTGGTGAGCAGCCGCTGTTGGCCTACGACGTGTGCAATCTGGGTTCGATCAACGTGGGCTACTACGTGCAGGACGGCGTGATGGATTGGGACGCGCTCCGGCGCGACGTCCATCTGTCCACGCACTTCCTGGACAACATCATCGACGTGAACAAGTACCCGCTGCCCGAGATCGACGCGCTGTCCAAGCGCATCCGCCGCATCGGGCTGGGTCTCATGGGCTTTGCCGACATGCTGGTGCGTCTGGGCATCGCGTACGACACGCCCGAGGGCGTGGAGATGGGGCGCAAGGTGATGGAGTTCCTGGACGTCGAGGGCAAGCGGGAGAGCCAGCGGCTGGCCGAGGAGCGCGGGCCGTTCGCGGAGTGGGCGCGGTCCATCTGGGGGCCCGACGAGACCTGCGCGCGCGACGCCGAGGGCAAGCGCATCCGTCCCATGCAGATGCTGCGCAACTGCAATGTCACCACGGTGGCCCCGACCGGAACGATCTCGATCATCGCCGGCTGTTCGTCGGGGTTGGAGCCGCTGTTCGCCGTGGCGTTCATGCGCAATCAGGCGGGCGTGATGATGCCCGACGTGAACGAGGACTTCGTGCGCATTGCCAGGGCCGAGGGGTGGTACAGCGAGGAGTTGATGGCGCGGATCGCCAAGGAAGGCACGATCGCGATGCCCGAGGTGCCGGAGCGCTGGCAGCGGGTGTTCGTGACGGCCAATCAGATCCTGCCCGAGTGGCACATCCAGATGCAGGCGGCGTTCCAACTTCACTGCGACTCGGCCATCTCCAAGACCACCAACTTTGCGCACACGGCCACCGTGGACGACGTGCGCAAGATCTACGAGCGCGCGTACGCGCTCAACTGCAAGGGCGTGACGGTGTACCGCGATGGGTCGCGGGACAACCAGGTGCTGTCCACCGGGGCCACGCAGAAGGCGGCCGCGGAGCGTGACGGCAGCGCCAAGGCGTCGCGCGAGGAGATGGGCGATCTGCGGGGGACGATCGCCGAGCAGGACGCGGAGATCGAGCGGTTGAAGAAGAAGGTGTACGACGTGGAGGCGGAGAATCTGCAGCGGCGGGCCAAGCGGTCGCGGCCCGAGAAGCTGCGGGGCACGACCATCCGCAAGGAGACGCCGTTGGGGACGATGTTCGTGAGCATCAACGAGGATGATCGCGGGCAGCCGTTCGAGGTGTTCATCACGTTGGGCAAGGCGGGCGGGAGCGCGATGGCAGACGCCGAGGCGATGGGTCGGTTGATCTCGCTGGCGTTGCGGTCGGGCATTCCGCTGCCCGAAGTGCACCGGCAGCTCAGAGGCATCTCGTCGGACCGGGTGGTGGGACTCGGACCGAACAAGGTGATGAGCGTGCCCGATGCGATCGGGCTCGCGTTGGAGGAATGGATGCGGGACAAGCAGGGGGTGCAGCAGGAGCTGATCGCGGATCGTTCCGCGCCGGGCGATGCGACGGACCCTGTGGTGGTGCGGCAGGTGGGCAAGGCGACGCCGGCGGCGGGTGGCGCCGGCCAGGCGCAGTTCGAGTTGGAGGCGTTCGACGGCGGGCAGGCGTTCATGGGAACGTGCCCGGACTGCGGATCACAGCTCGAGTATGCCGAGGGGTGCGTGAAGTGTCACGTGTGCGGGTTTAGTGAATGTGGGTAG
- a CDS encoding DUF2283 domain-containing protein → MKLNYHADTDSLYIDLSEQPSVETRTVSEGIALDYDRAGNLVGIDIDNASTKVQLKHLILNKLPAEIETIAG, encoded by the coding sequence ATGAAACTGAACTATCACGCGGACACCGACTCGCTGTATATCGATCTCTCGGAGCAGCCGAGCGTCGAGACGCGTACCGTCTCGGAGGGGATCGCGTTGGATTATGATCGGGCGGGCAACCTCGTCGGCATCGATATCGATAACGCGAGCACCAAGGTGCAGCTCAAGCATCTGATCCTGAACAAGCTGCCCGCCGAGATCGAGACCATCGCCGGCTAG
- a CDS encoding YncE family protein, producing MPATMAPAGHLQLVADVPLPGPANRFDYQSVDPASRRLYISHMDAGRLLVFDLDASRVVGDVGGVDRATGVLAVPEHHTIYVSAAGVHQVVAVDDQTLTVQARIAGARFPDGIAYAPAENKVFVSDESGGVDLVIDARTNTLRGLIALGGEAGNTHYDSESHCILVAVQTRNQLVAIDPASEKVVARYDLPGSDHPHGFTVDETGRLAFVSSEGNATLQLLDLRTMKVLATYPVGDDPDVLAWDAAWRRLYVASESGVVSVFNATRNALQPVEVLHIPHAHSVAVDPLTHRVYLPLQNVDGRPVLRILAADRDHH from the coding sequence ATGCCGGCGACCATGGCGCCGGCCGGCCACCTGCAGTTGGTGGCCGACGTCCCACTTCCGGGGCCGGCCAACCGGTTCGACTACCAGAGCGTGGATCCGGCCAGCCGCCGCCTGTACATCAGCCATATGGACGCCGGCCGGCTGCTGGTGTTCGACCTCGATGCGTCGCGCGTCGTGGGCGACGTCGGCGGCGTCGATCGGGCAACGGGGGTGCTGGCCGTCCCCGAACACCACACGATCTACGTATCGGCGGCCGGCGTGCACCAGGTGGTCGCGGTCGACGACCAAACGCTCACGGTCCAGGCACGGATCGCCGGGGCGCGCTTTCCCGACGGCATCGCCTACGCGCCGGCGGAGAACAAAGTCTTCGTCTCGGACGAATCGGGCGGCGTGGATCTGGTGATCGATGCCCGCACCAATACTCTGCGCGGCCTGATCGCACTCGGCGGCGAGGCGGGCAACACGCACTACGACTCGGAGTCGCACTGCATTCTCGTGGCGGTGCAGACGCGCAATCAGCTGGTGGCCATCGACCCGGCGAGCGAGAAGGTGGTGGCCCGCTACGACCTTCCGGGATCGGACCACCCGCACGGATTCACCGTAGATGAGACGGGGCGCCTGGCGTTCGTGTCGTCCGAAGGCAACGCCACGCTGCAGCTGCTCGATCTGCGCACCATGAAAGTACTGGCCACGTACCCGGTGGGCGACGACCCCGACGTGCTCGCGTGGGACGCGGCGTGGCGGCGGCTCTACGTGGCGTCGGAATCGGGCGTCGTGAGTGTGTTCAACGCAACGCGGAATGCGCTGCAGCCGGTGGAAGTGCTCCACATTCCGCACGCGCACTCGGTGGCGGTGGATCCGCTGACCCACCGGGTGTACCTGCCACTGCAGAACGTGGACGGCCGCCCCGTGCTCCGGATCCTCGCTGCCGACCGCGATCATCACTGA
- a CDS encoding carboxypeptidase regulatory-like domain-containing protein, which translates to MRLPMHDRRHRLLLAGMLLAMAGAAPCSAQQPVARGTGIITGRVVDSVAAPVPGAIVSLDTLGLATTADSTGTFRIAGVPPGRRTLTIHEIGFATTSVPLSLAAGETAVRTITVARSAVMLPAVSSRAVGQFGKPARLAYTMKYDEFYRRRYSSTTSGLFYTHEDLLKMKTSDLPDMLQRVPGLRLRQNMGSTQLSFPGCSNNHILIMLDYQRVWPPDSLLRGSSGTVPMPPTRGASGSLPTMGGSGGDPFELIGTLHINNVEAIEVYKDFASLPLDAIGEICGAIYIWTR; encoded by the coding sequence ATGAGATTGCCGATGCACGATCGCCGCCACAGGCTTCTCCTGGCCGGCATGTTGCTGGCAATGGCAGGCGCCGCGCCGTGCTCCGCGCAGCAGCCCGTTGCGCGCGGCACGGGAATCATCACGGGCAGAGTGGTGGATTCCGTGGCCGCGCCGGTGCCCGGCGCGATCGTATCGCTCGATACCCTCGGCCTCGCGACCACCGCGGATTCAACTGGGACGTTTCGGATCGCTGGGGTGCCGCCCGGCCGGCGTACGCTCACGATACACGAGATCGGCTTCGCGACCACGAGTGTGCCCTTGTCGCTGGCCGCCGGCGAGACGGCGGTCCGAACCATCACGGTCGCACGATCCGCCGTGATGCTCCCGGCCGTCAGCTCCCGGGCGGTGGGGCAGTTCGGCAAGCCGGCGCGGCTTGCGTATACCATGAAGTACGATGAGTTCTACCGGCGCCGGTATTCGTCAACCACGAGCGGGCTGTTCTACACGCACGAGGACCTGCTGAAGATGAAGACGTCCGATCTGCCGGACATGCTGCAGCGCGTGCCGGGTCTTCGGTTGCGGCAGAACATGGGCAGCACCCAACTGTCCTTTCCCGGGTGCAGCAACAACCATATCCTGATCATGCTGGACTACCAGCGCGTCTGGCCTCCGGACAGCCTGCTCCGCGGGAGTTCCGGAACCGTCCCGATGCCGCCGACGAGGGGCGCCAGCGGTTCCCTGCCCACCATGGGAGGGTCCGGCGGCGATCCGTTCGAACTCATCGGCACGCTGCACATCAACAATGTCGAGGCAATCGAGGTGTACAAGGACTTCGCATCGCTGCCCCTGGATGCGATCGGCGAAATCTGCGGCGCGATCTACATCTGGACCCGCTGA
- a CDS encoding alpha/beta fold hydrolase has protein sequence MFSRPLAAVALLAVAAAVRPLPAQTADSNYARSIAAIAQRQAVDDSIGAPGARSILLTGGAPTPRVIVLLHGLTDSPRQFERLAYLLYADGNNVYVPRLPEHGLRGGSVGALSALTAAQLQGVGDSVVTEAGGLGDSVVVVGLSMGATVGAWIAQHRQVTRVVLIAPAIEPGRIPSLLDRPLIGLADRLPNMTRRSPPDTTRPDREPGFNLHAAAQIFEFGRSILSDAARDTPRTRDMVVLVNAADRTVKESAAEALAHDWSRHGAMALVYELPDSLRLPHNIIDPLRGQAAGEAVLDLLRRLAYGQPPPPLVRSLSPNSAPE, from the coding sequence GTGTTTTCCCGGCCACTCGCGGCCGTCGCCCTGCTGGCCGTCGCCGCGGCGGTCCGGCCGCTGCCGGCGCAGACGGCCGACTCCAACTACGCGCGCTCCATCGCCGCGATCGCTCAGCGGCAGGCCGTTGACGACAGCATCGGGGCGCCCGGTGCGCGAAGCATCCTCCTCACCGGCGGCGCGCCAACGCCGCGCGTGATCGTGCTCCTCCACGGCCTCACCGACTCGCCGCGCCAATTCGAGAGGTTGGCGTATCTCCTGTACGCGGACGGCAACAACGTCTACGTGCCACGCCTTCCGGAACACGGCCTGCGCGGCGGAAGCGTGGGCGCGCTCTCCGCCCTGACCGCCGCCCAGTTGCAGGGGGTCGGCGACTCGGTGGTCACCGAAGCGGGCGGCCTCGGCGATTCGGTGGTCGTGGTGGGCCTGAGCATGGGCGCCACCGTGGGCGCGTGGATCGCCCAACATCGCCAGGTCACGCGCGTGGTGCTCATCGCGCCGGCCATCGAGCCGGGCCGCATCCCGTCGCTGCTCGACCGCCCGCTCATCGGCCTCGCCGACCGGTTGCCGAACATGACGCGGCGGTCGCCACCCGACACCACGAGACCCGACCGCGAGCCGGGATTCAATCTGCACGCGGCGGCGCAGATCTTCGAGTTCGGACGCTCGATCCTGAGCGACGCCGCTCGCGACACTCCGCGCACGCGTGACATGGTCGTGCTGGTGAACGCCGCCGACCGCACGGTCAAGGAGTCGGCGGCGGAGGCGCTCGCACACGACTGGTCACGACACGGTGCCATGGCCCTGGTGTACGAGCTTCCGGACTCGTTGCGCCTTCCGCACAACATCATCGATCCGCTGCGGGGGCAAGCCGCCGGCGAAGCCGTGCTCGACCTGCTCCGGCGCCTCGCGTACGGGCAGCCGCCGCCGCCGCTGGTGCGGAGCCTGTCTCCCAACAGCGCACCGGAGTGA
- a CDS encoding serpin family protein translates to MRLIRHRSSLAVLTALLAASACVHSPTAPAGPSAALTALPRQLSPAEQSVLGAANAFSFALFGKVSAAQPDTNVFLSPLSASMSLGMALNGAANGTYDEMRSALQFGSTSQHDIDAGYHSLIALLTGLDPAVQLDVANSVWYDRTFPFYQSFLDTTRTYFDADVQPLDFTNQSASLAAINGWVNTKTNGKIPTILDAIRQGDVMYLVNAVYFNAHWRTRFDSALTQAAPFTPAAGAPQQVMLMHREGTMSYVQTGAYQAVDLAYGDSAFTMTVLLPAPGVSVDALADSLTPAFWTTLTTSLHGSKVDLYLPRMKLSYARTLNGDLKALGMNAAFVPDGADFTRMSSMGTALYVSFVKQKTFVSVDESGTEAAAVTVTGVATTAFEPPAVMRVDRPFVFVIRERLSGTILFMGKIASLPGA, encoded by the coding sequence ATGCGCCTCATCCGTCATCGTAGTTCGCTGGCCGTTCTCACCGCGCTCCTCGCCGCCTCGGCGTGCGTCCACTCGCCAACCGCGCCCGCCGGCCCGTCGGCAGCGCTCACGGCGCTGCCCCGGCAGCTCTCCCCCGCCGAACAGTCGGTGCTCGGCGCGGCCAACGCGTTCTCGTTCGCGCTCTTCGGCAAGGTGTCGGCCGCGCAGCCCGACACCAACGTCTTCCTGTCGCCGCTCAGTGCCTCGATGTCGCTCGGCATGGCCCTCAACGGCGCCGCCAACGGCACCTACGACGAGATGCGCTCGGCGCTCCAGTTCGGCTCCACCTCGCAGCACGACATCGATGCGGGCTACCACTCGCTCATCGCGCTGCTCACGGGGCTCGATCCGGCCGTGCAGCTCGACGTGGCGAACTCCGTCTGGTACGACCGCACGTTCCCCTTCTACCAGAGCTTCCTCGACACCACCAGGACGTACTTCGACGCCGACGTGCAGCCACTCGACTTCACCAACCAGAGCGCCTCACTGGCGGCCATCAACGGCTGGGTGAACACCAAGACCAACGGCAAGATTCCCACGATTCTCGACGCCATCCGGCAGGGCGACGTGATGTACCTGGTGAACGCGGTGTACTTCAACGCGCACTGGCGCACGCGCTTCGATTCGGCGCTCACGCAGGCGGCGCCGTTCACCCCCGCCGCGGGCGCGCCGCAGCAGGTCATGCTCATGCACCGCGAGGGCACGATGAGCTACGTGCAGACCGGCGCCTATCAGGCGGTGGACCTGGCCTACGGCGACTCCGCGTTCACGATGACGGTGCTGCTCCCGGCGCCCGGCGTGAGCGTGGACGCGCTGGCCGATTCGCTCACGCCGGCCTTCTGGACCACGCTCACCACGAGCCTGCACGGCAGCAAGGTGGACCTCTACCTGCCGAGGATGAAGCTGAGCTACGCCCGCACGCTCAACGGGGATCTCAAGGCGCTGGGCATGAACGCGGCGTTCGTGCCCGACGGCGCCGATTTCACGCGCATGTCGTCGATGGGCACCGCACTCTACGTCAGCTTCGTGAAGCAGAAGACGTTCGTGAGCGTGGACGAGAGCGGCACCGAAGCCGCGGCGGTGACGGTCACCGGGGTCGCAACCACTGCCTTCGAGCCCCCGGCGGTGATGCGCGTGGACCGGCCGTTCGTGTTCGTGATCCGCGAGCGGTTGTCGGGCACGATCCTGTTCATGGGCAAGATCGCGAGCCTGCCAGGCGCCTGA
- a CDS encoding type II toxin-antitoxin system death-on-curing family toxin has translation MREPRWVPRVVVEAVHLDQLREHGGLQGIRDDAALEAALARPRQKWHYDPNVDLATLGAAYAFGLAKAHAFNDGNKRIAFLTAVVFLGLNGRDLAADEPEVVQAMTALAAGTLSEAQMGTWLRERVVRLAK, from the coding sequence ATGCGTGAGCCGCGGTGGGTGCCGCGCGTCGTCGTCGAGGCCGTGCATCTCGATCAACTGCGCGAGCACGGCGGCCTCCAGGGCATTCGCGACGACGCGGCGCTGGAGGCGGCCCTGGCTCGGCCGCGGCAGAAGTGGCACTACGACCCGAACGTGGATCTCGCGACACTCGGCGCGGCGTATGCGTTCGGCCTTGCGAAGGCGCACGCGTTCAACGACGGCAACAAGCGGATCGCATTCCTGACCGCCGTGGTCTTCCTGGGGCTGAACGGGAGGGATCTCGCCGCAGACGAGCCCGAGGTGGTCCAGGCGATGACCGCGCTGGCCGCGGGCACGCTCAGCGAGGCGCAGATGGGGACGTGGCTGCGTGAACGCGTCGTGCGGCTGGCCAAGTAG